In Sphingomonas sp. SUN019, one genomic interval encodes:
- a CDS encoding RcnB family protein, producing the protein MRSLMVATALLAMGTATVASAGERVVSRGGGHGGMKAGGWQGQRGGTWNQGGWNRGGWNRPGGHVRPRWGGHVQGRWWGGHRAPGGWGAYRRPVRGWVLPSYWIAPSWYVTDWSGYGLPQPQQGYTWSRYYDDAVLVDGRGSVHDTMGGVDWDSVDPDGVDYAYDDRGYDDGVVYDGRVYSGGAAGAPYPYPEPRRDAGLGGAAIGAVAGGVAGNVIAGRGNRLGGTLIGAGVGAVAGYAIDKAEDRGAEDRGRRGPPPPGYGAGYPPPRAGGPGYPPPPRYHQGSTVIGSGTTVVTSGYPGGGYPGGGYPAAGYYANGYYYPGPTITTVTVQSQPVVTTTTEAWETHRRPAKVWRKKTWRAGPKCICR; encoded by the coding sequence ATGCGTAGCTTGATGGTGGCGACCGCGCTGCTGGCGATGGGAACCGCGACGGTTGCGAGCGCGGGCGAGCGCGTCGTTTCGCGCGGCGGCGGGCACGGCGGGATGAAGGCTGGCGGCTGGCAGGGGCAGCGCGGCGGAACGTGGAACCAGGGTGGCTGGAACCGAGGCGGCTGGAACCGGCCGGGCGGCCATGTTCGTCCGCGCTGGGGCGGTCACGTCCAGGGCCGCTGGTGGGGCGGTCATCGCGCGCCGGGCGGTTGGGGCGCGTATCGCCGTCCGGTCCGCGGCTGGGTGCTGCCGAGCTATTGGATCGCGCCGTCATGGTACGTCACCGACTGGTCGGGCTACGGCCTGCCGCAACCACAGCAGGGCTATACCTGGTCGCGCTATTACGACGATGCGGTGCTGGTCGACGGTCGCGGTTCGGTCCACGACACGATGGGCGGGGTCGACTGGGACAGCGTCGACCCCGACGGCGTGGATTATGCCTACGACGATCGCGGCTATGACGACGGCGTGGTGTATGACGGCCGGGTCTATTCGGGCGGCGCTGCCGGCGCGCCATATCCCTATCCGGAACCGCGCCGTGATGCAGGGCTGGGCGGGGCGGCGATCGGCGCGGTCGCGGGCGGCGTCGCGGGCAATGTGATCGCGGGGCGCGGCAACCGGCTGGGCGGCACGCTGATCGGCGCAGGCGTCGGCGCGGTGGCAGGCTATGCGATCGACAAGGCCGAGGACCGTGGGGCTGAAGATCGCGGACGCCGCGGCCCGCCGCCGCCCGGTTATGGCGCAGGCTACCCGCCGCCGCGTGCTGGAGGGCCGGGCTATCCGCCGCCGCCGCGCTATCATCAGGGCAGCACGGTGATCGGCAGCGGGACGACCGTGGTGACGTCCGGGTATCCGGGTGGCGGCTATCCGGGAGGCGGCTATCCCGCCGCGGGCTATTACGCCAACGGATACTATTATCCCGGCCCGACGATCACCACCGTGACCGTCCAGTCTCAGCCCGTCGTCACCACCACGACCGAGGCATGGGAAACCCATCGCCGTCCGGCAAAGGTGTGGCGGAAGAAGACGTGGCGCGCCGGACCGAAATGCATCTGCCGCTGA
- a CDS encoding CpaF family protein — translation MSAFGRRNGMSGGGSRTGFGVARPMQGGGPARPEGGEQFPPLDALAVHGAMPGESDGDLPGTMPGAPIDAMQRLSDRQNASGEAGSSRTEGFEQSIHKIKEQVLPRLLERVDPEAAATLGKDELAEEFRPIIGEVLAELKLTLNRREQFALEKVLVDELLGLGPLEELLADPNITDIMVNGPDQTYVERKGKLELAPIQFRDEEHLFQIAQRICNSVGRRVDQTTPLADARLKDGSRVNVIVPPLSLRGTAISIRKFSAKPITLDMMAGFGSMSPKMATALKIAGACRFNVVISGGTGSGKTTMLNALSKMIDPGERVLTIEDAAELRLQQPHWLPLETRPANLEGQGEISIRDLVKNALRMRPDRIILGEIRGSECFDMLAAMNTGHDGSMCTLHSNSPREALARMENMVMMSDIKVPKEAISRQIADSVDMIIQVKRLRDGSRRVTNVTEVIGMEGPVIVTQELFKFEYLDESADGKIIGEYRAMGLRPYSLDKARQFGFDAAFLEACL, via the coding sequence ATGAGCGCGTTCGGGCGTCGGAATGGAATGAGCGGGGGCGGATCGCGCACCGGATTCGGGGTGGCCCGGCCGATGCAGGGCGGTGGCCCCGCGCGCCCGGAGGGTGGCGAACAATTCCCGCCGCTCGATGCTTTGGCGGTTCATGGCGCGATGCCCGGCGAAAGCGACGGCGACCTGCCCGGCACTATGCCCGGCGCGCCGATCGACGCGATGCAGCGCCTGTCCGATCGCCAAAACGCCAGCGGAGAGGCGGGCAGCAGCCGCACCGAGGGGTTCGAACAGTCGATCCACAAGATCAAGGAACAGGTGCTCCCGCGCCTGCTCGAACGCGTCGATCCAGAAGCCGCCGCGACGCTGGGCAAGGATGAACTCGCCGAGGAATTCCGCCCGATCATCGGCGAGGTGCTTGCCGAGCTGAAGCTGACGCTGAACCGGCGCGAACAATTCGCGCTGGAAAAGGTGCTGGTCGACGAATTGCTCGGGCTCGGGCCGCTCGAGGAATTGCTCGCCGATCCGAACATCACCGACATCATGGTCAACGGCCCGGACCAGACCTATGTCGAGCGCAAAGGCAAGCTGGAGCTGGCTCCGATCCAGTTCCGCGACGAGGAGCATCTGTTCCAGATCGCGCAGCGCATCTGCAACTCGGTCGGCCGTCGCGTCGACCAGACCACGCCGCTCGCCGACGCGCGCCTGAAGGACGGCAGCCGCGTAAACGTCATCGTGCCCCCGCTGTCGCTGCGCGGCACAGCGATCTCGATCCGTAAATTCTCCGCGAAACCGATCACGCTCGACATGATGGCGGGCTTTGGGTCGATGAGCCCCAAGATGGCGACCGCGCTGAAGATCGCGGGCGCGTGCCGCTTCAATGTCGTCATTTCGGGCGGTACGGGTTCGGGCAAGACGACGATGCTCAACGCCTTGTCGAAGATGATCGACCCCGGCGAACGCGTGCTGACGATCGAGGACGCGGCGGAACTTCGGTTGCAACAGCCGCATTGGCTGCCGCTCGAAACGCGTCCCGCCAACCTTGAAGGTCAGGGCGAAATCAGCATCCGCGATCTCGTGAAGAACGCGTTGCGTATGCGCCCGGACCGGATCATCCTGGGCGAAATTCGCGGCTCGGAATGTTTCGACATGCTCGCGGCGATGAACACCGGCCATGACGGTTCGATGTGCACGCTCCACTCCAACTCCCCGCGCGAAGCGCTCGCGCGGATGGAGAACATGGTGATGATGTCCGACATCAAGGTGCCGAAGGAAGCGATCAGCCGCCAGATCGCCGATTCGGTCGACATGATCATCCAGGTGAAGCGGCTGCGCGACGGTTCACGCCGCGTTACGAACGTGACCGAAGTGATCGGCATGGAAGGCCCCGTCATCGTGACGCAGGAATTGTTCAAGTTCGAATATCTGGACGAGAGCGCCGACGGAAAGATCATCGGCGAATATCGCGCGATGGGCCTGCGCCCCTATTCGCTCGATAAGGCGCGTCAGTTCGGCTTCGACGCGGCGTTTCTGGAGGCGTGCCTTTAG
- a CDS encoding DUF418 domain-containing protein yields the protein MTAATPRIATLDFLRGLAVMGILLANLPAFGLPEAAYFSPLAWGGSDGLDRAVWFVNFVAVEGKMRGLFSLLFGASMLLVIDRAGDRAAPVHFARMAVLFALGCLHLYLIWWGDILAHYALVGAAAFLFVRLGTRWLVALALMFTLADMLLGAGGAVALFDSAGRATPQAREVWNAFAASFGVPPRADLLAEIAAFRGSFADALAWRWNHAMSPFAFALVLGPQTLGAMLLGMAGYRSGFLTGAWSRAAYRRTALICLGIALPAYAALGLDTIAHGFDQRRVYLASIVITAPFRLLATVGYAALFILLLRPGGAITARIVAVGRAAFTNYLGTSVLMLLLFTGLHQFARLSRAELYLVAPAVWTVMLLWSKPWLDRFAYGPLEWLWRSVARAEVQSMRRTERS from the coding sequence ATGACGGCCGCCACGCCCCGAATCGCCACGCTCGATTTCCTCCGCGGCCTCGCGGTGATGGGCATCCTGCTCGCCAATCTCCCCGCCTTCGGTCTGCCGGAGGCCGCCTATTTCTCCCCGCTCGCCTGGGGCGGGTCCGACGGCCTCGATCGCGCCGTCTGGTTCGTCAATTTCGTGGCGGTAGAGGGCAAGATGCGCGGGCTGTTCTCGCTCCTGTTCGGCGCATCGATGTTGCTGGTCATCGACCGTGCAGGCGACCGCGCCGCACCGGTCCATTTCGCGCGGATGGCCGTCCTGTTCGCCCTCGGTTGCCTCCATCTGTACCTGATCTGGTGGGGCGACATCCTTGCGCATTATGCGCTGGTCGGCGCTGCCGCATTCCTCTTCGTCCGGCTCGGCACGCGCTGGCTCGTCGCCCTCGCGCTGATGTTCACGCTTGCCGATATGCTCCTCGGCGCAGGCGGCGCAGTCGCGCTGTTCGACAGTGCGGGGCGTGCGACCCCGCAGGCGCGGGAAGTATGGAACGCCTTCGCCGCCAGTTTCGGCGTCCCGCCCCGCGCCGATCTGCTGGCGGAGATCGCCGCCTTCCGTGGTTCCTTCGCCGATGCGCTTGCGTGGCGTTGGAACCACGCGATGTCGCCGTTCGCCTTCGCGCTCGTGCTCGGCCCGCAGACGCTCGGCGCGATGCTGCTGGGGATGGCGGGATATCGCTCGGGCTTCCTGACCGGCGCGTGGAGCCGCGCGGCGTACCGACGGACCGCACTGATCTGCCTCGGGATCGCGCTGCCCGCTTACGCCGCGCTGGGTCTAGACACGATCGCGCACGGCTTCGACCAGCGGCGCGTCTATCTCGCTTCGATCGTCATCACCGCACCGTTCCGCCTGCTGGCGACGGTGGGCTACGCCGCGCTGTTCATCCTGCTGCTGCGTCCCGGCGGCGCGATCACCGCACGTATCGTGGCGGTCGGGCGCGCCGCCTTCACCAACTATCTCGGTACGTCGGTCCTGATGCTGCTGCTGTTTACTGGCTTACACCAGTTCGCCCGCCTGTCCCGCGCCGAACTCTACCTCGTCGCGCCCGCGGTGTGGACGGTCATGCTGCTGTGGTCGAAACCGTGGCTCGACCGATTCGCCTACGGCCCACTCGAATGGCTGTGGCGCTCTGTGGCGCGAGCGGAAGTTCAGTCGATGCGACGAACCGAGCGATCCTAA
- the bfr gene encoding bacterioferritin encodes MKGDPRVIEYLNESLKNELTAVNQYWLHYRMLDHWGVYKLAAFERHESIDEMKHADLLSERILFLDGLPNFQLLGRLRIGETVEEVLKADLALEIEAVGQLKGAIAYCEEVKDYVSRDLFAKILSSEEEHVDTLERQFEMIERMGLHNYIQLNSISEHDKPSAE; translated from the coding sequence ATGAAGGGCGACCCGCGCGTCATCGAATATCTGAATGAGTCACTCAAGAACGAGCTGACCGCGGTCAACCAATATTGGTTGCACTACCGGATGCTGGACCATTGGGGCGTGTACAAACTCGCCGCATTCGAGCGCCACGAATCGATCGACGAGATGAAGCATGCCGACCTGCTGTCGGAGCGCATCCTGTTCCTCGACGGCCTGCCCAACTTCCAGCTGCTCGGCCGCCTGCGCATCGGCGAGACGGTCGAGGAAGTGTTGAAGGCGGACCTCGCGCTGGAGATCGAAGCGGTCGGCCAGCTGAAAGGCGCGATCGCCTATTGCGAGGAAGTGAAGGACTACGTCAGCCGCGATCTGTTCGCGAAGATCCTGTCCAGCGAAGAAGAACACGTTGACACGCTGGAGCGCCAGTTCGAGATGATCGAACGCATGGGGCTACACAATTACATCCAGCTGAACTCGATCAGCGAACACGATAAACCGAGCGCGGAATAG
- a CDS encoding Hpt domain-containing protein, with the protein MSFEGSTLVDWNAFTKARAELGAGFVRILGYFREDGVKSVAAIEAAMRTQSAVAMVIPAHTLKGESRQFGAEPLAALAEAIETMARDCVERHDTPATAIEDIVKLRPLFEQTLALLEREANPLAERKQPAAGFGRRPMAGGFGRA; encoded by the coding sequence GTGTCGTTCGAAGGCAGCACGCTGGTCGACTGGAATGCCTTTACCAAGGCGCGGGCGGAGCTGGGCGCCGGATTCGTGCGCATTCTCGGCTATTTCCGCGAGGACGGGGTAAAGTCGGTCGCCGCGATCGAGGCCGCGATGCGGACGCAGAGCGCGGTCGCGATGGTCATTCCGGCGCATACGCTGAAGGGCGAATCGCGTCAGTTCGGGGCGGAGCCGCTGGCGGCGCTCGCCGAGGCGATCGAGACGATGGCGCGCGATTGTGTCGAACGGCACGACACGCCGGCCACCGCGATCGAGGATATCGTGAAGCTGCGCCCGCTGTTCGAACAGACGCTGGCGCTGCTGGAGCGCGAGGCGAATCCGTTGGCAGAGCGAAAGCAGCCGGCGGCAGGATTCGGGCGGCGTCCGATGGCGGGAGGCTTCGGGCGGGCCTGA
- a CDS encoding aspartyl protease family protein, whose translation MFRFLIVPLCALLVAAGPAAAETNPVTLSADAEARWVPFTLTATNQIRFTATIDERPVTAILDTGVSYSVLAQHYADAAKIRRRSIGQATAIGGAVDLGWASVGRIAIGGLSRASGGLAVAALPVGVTGAGVDLLVGRDLTGGHALDIDYAARRFRLIPSGRLPFQGVSAPLTIGGARTLYLTEVTLGGTRLRPMVVDTGDGAAITVTSAGWQAARLTGVPTSSALNVGLAGPATARIGIVPELRVGPIVARNVEVLIEPPGGFSDTIQAAGRIGSGFLRDYRVLLDPAAGRMVLRAGPDVGRPPERSTSGLILTAEPDRLRVVHVMSNSPAATSGWRPGEAICRVDGVSVTAGYAARWQVDAPGRTIDLGLCGGGNRRLTLRAFY comes from the coding sequence GTGTTCCGGTTCCTCATCGTCCCGCTCTGTGCGTTGCTCGTTGCTGCGGGACCGGCGGCGGCCGAGACGAATCCGGTGACGCTCAGCGCAGACGCCGAGGCGCGCTGGGTGCCGTTCACGCTGACCGCGACCAACCAGATCCGCTTCACCGCGACGATCGACGAACGCCCGGTGACGGCGATCCTCGACACCGGCGTCAGCTATTCGGTGTTGGCGCAGCATTATGCCGACGCCGCAAAGATCAGGCGACGATCGATCGGTCAGGCGACCGCGATCGGTGGGGCGGTCGATCTTGGCTGGGCCAGTGTCGGGCGGATCGCGATCGGCGGACTGTCGCGCGCCAGCGGCGGGCTGGCGGTGGCGGCGTTGCCGGTCGGCGTGACCGGAGCGGGCGTCGATCTGCTGGTCGGACGCGACCTGACCGGAGGCCATGCGCTCGACATCGATTACGCCGCGCGGCGCTTCCGGCTGATCCCGTCCGGGCGGCTGCCGTTCCAGGGCGTAAGCGCCCCGTTGACGATCGGTGGCGCACGGACCTTGTATCTCACCGAAGTCACCTTGGGCGGCACGCGGCTGCGGCCGATGGTGGTCGATACCGGCGACGGCGCGGCGATCACGGTGACCAGCGCAGGGTGGCAGGCGGCGCGGTTGACCGGCGTGCCGACCAGCAGCGCGCTGAACGTCGGTCTCGCCGGTCCCGCGACCGCCCGGATCGGGATCGTGCCCGAACTGCGTGTCGGACCGATCGTGGCGCGCAACGTCGAGGTGCTGATCGAGCCGCCGGGCGGCTTTTCCGACACGATCCAGGCGGCGGGTAGGATCGGATCGGGATTCTTGCGCGATTACCGCGTGCTGCTCGATCCGGCCGCGGGCCGCATGGTGCTGCGCGCCGGCCCGGACGTCGGCCGCCCGCCCGAACGGTCGACCAGCGGGCTGATCCTGACCGCCGAACCCGATCGCCTGCGCGTCGTCCACGTCATGTCGAACAGTCCGGCGGCGACCAGCGGCTGGCGTCCCGGCGAGGCGATCTGCCGCGTCGACGGCGTATCGGTGACGGCGGGCTATGCGGCACGCTGGCAGGTCGACGCGCCGGGGCGGACGATCGATCTGGGGCTATGCGGCGGCGGTAATCGGCGGCTGACGCTGCGCGCCTTCTATTGA
- a CDS encoding bacterioferritin-associated ferredoxin, which produces MVVCVCNHIRECQVRDAARAGSTTACQAYRTLGRQPKCGQCVTFARAIIDEERAAA; this is translated from the coding sequence ATGGTCGTCTGCGTCTGCAATCATATCCGCGAATGCCAGGTCCGCGACGCCGCCCGCGCCGGATCGACGACCGCTTGCCAGGCCTATCGCACCCTCGGCCGCCAGCCGAAATGCGGCCAGTGCGTCACGTTCGCGCGAGCCATTATCGACGAAGAACGCGCGGCTGCGTAG
- a CDS encoding class I SAM-dependent methyltransferase translates to MRQTHILAIAASAIVAVAAVAQTAPAPSNGIAAAVADPQRSAENRARDKYRHPAETLAFFGVKPTDTVVEFSPGGGWYTEILAPLVKGKGKYVGLTSPRGAEGAQKMVAAKAAWFGPATVATIDPATGASTIAPGSADVVLTFRNVHNLMMGDNPATAAMAFKAFFAALKPGGTLGVVDHRLPEAMDTAKEKTSGYIKRSTVVKLAESAGFKLAAESKVNANAKDTHDHPEGVWTLPPTLRLKDVDRAKYVAIGESDRMTLKFVKPAT, encoded by the coding sequence ATGCGCCAGACCCACATCCTCGCCATCGCCGCCAGCGCGATCGTCGCCGTCGCCGCGGTTGCCCAGACTGCCCCCGCCCCATCGAACGGGATCGCCGCCGCCGTCGCCGATCCGCAGCGCTCGGCAGAAAATCGCGCGCGCGACAAATACCGCCACCCGGCCGAAACGCTCGCCTTCTTCGGGGTGAAGCCGACCGACACCGTCGTCGAATTCAGCCCCGGCGGCGGCTGGTACACCGAAATCCTCGCACCACTGGTGAAGGGCAAGGGCAAATATGTCGGACTGACCTCCCCACGCGGCGCGGAGGGCGCGCAGAAGATGGTCGCCGCCAAGGCCGCGTGGTTCGGACCAGCTACCGTCGCGACGATCGATCCGGCGACCGGCGCCAGCACCATCGCACCGGGCAGCGCGGATGTCGTGCTGACCTTCCGCAACGTCCACAATCTGATGATGGGCGACAATCCGGCGACCGCCGCTATGGCGTTCAAGGCGTTCTTCGCTGCGCTGAAACCAGGCGGCACCCTGGGCGTCGTCGATCACCGGCTGCCCGAGGCGATGGACACCGCGAAGGAAAAGACCAGCGGCTATATCAAGCGGTCGACGGTCGTGAAGCTGGCGGAAAGCGCCGGATTCAAGCTGGCGGCCGAATCGAAGGTCAACGCGAATGCAAAGGACACGCATGACCATCCGGAGGGCGTGTGGACGCTGCCGCCCACCTTGCGCCTGAAGGACGTCGACCGCGCGAAATACGTCGCGATCGGGGAGAGCGACCGGATGACGCTGAAGTTCGTGAAGCCTGCCACGTAA